The sequence GTGTCGAAGGGGCTTCGCACGCCGCTGGTTTGAGTCTCCGTGAGGCGGGTATAGATCATGGTGCTGGTCAGGTTGCGGTGCCCCAGCAGCTGCTGGATGTAGAGCAGGCTCGTGCCCTGCTCCAGCAGGTGGGTGGCGAAAGCATGGCGCAGCGAATGCGGGCCGACCTGCTTCTCGATCCCGGCCGCCGCCACGGAGCGTTGGAAGGCGCGTTGGGCGCTGCGGGCTCCTATCGGCTGGTCCGCTCCTGGCCGAGCGAACAGCCAAGGCCGGGGTCGGCATCTCCACCAGTAGGTCTCCAGGTGGTACAGCAGCCGGGGAGACAGCATCACCGCTCGATCCTGGCCGCCTTTGCCGTCCCGAACGCAGATCCGCATCGCCTCCCGGTCGATGTCCTCGACCCGGAGCCGGCGGCCTTCACCAAGCCGAAGCCCCGTGGCGTAGAGGGTCATAAAGAGCGTCTGATAGAGAAGCCCCTTCGTCGCCGACAAGATCCGCCCCACCTCCTCGCGGGTCAAGATCACCGGCAGCTTGCGCCGACGCAGCCGCTTGACCACCAAG comes from Acidobacteriota bacterium and encodes:
- a CDS encoding tyrosine-type recombinase/integrase, with the translated sequence MGKLKTKMEEEMALRGLRPRSQKSYLYAVRKFVEHYDRSPRTLGHREVRAYLIYLLKDRQLSDSTASQALQALKFLYRHVLECGEVVEGLVVKRLRRRKLPVILTREEVGRILSATKGLLYQTLFMTLYATGLRLGEGRRLRVEDIDREAMRICVRDGKGGQDRAVMLSPRLLYHLETYWWRCRPRPWLFARPGADQPIGARSAQRAFQRSVAAAGIEKQVGPHSLRHAFATHLLEQGTSLLYIQQLLGHRNLTSTMIYTRLTETQTSGVRSPFDTLIGEAPERFW